A genomic stretch from Bordetella sp. N includes:
- a CDS encoding DJ-1/PfpI family protein, producing MAKKILVLAGDYVEDYELMVPVQALGAVGHVVDVVTPDKKSGDQIRTAIHDFEGDQTYSEKRGHNFTLNADFATVDSANYDAVLIPGGRAPEYLRLNARVLDLVREFAKAGKPIAAVCHGAQLLAAAGVIEGRKISAYPACAPEVKLAHAEYVELAWPDAITDGQFVTAPAWTAHSNWIAQFLALLGTRITH from the coding sequence ATGGCCAAGAAGATATTGGTGTTAGCGGGTGACTATGTCGAAGACTACGAACTCATGGTGCCGGTCCAGGCACTGGGCGCGGTCGGCCATGTCGTGGACGTCGTCACGCCCGACAAGAAATCGGGCGACCAGATACGCACGGCCATCCATGACTTCGAGGGCGACCAGACCTATAGCGAGAAGCGCGGCCACAACTTCACGCTCAACGCGGACTTTGCCACGGTCGACAGCGCCAATTACGACGCGGTGCTGATTCCCGGCGGACGCGCACCCGAATACCTGCGGCTGAATGCCCGCGTGCTTGATCTGGTAAGGGAATTCGCCAAGGCCGGCAAACCCATCGCCGCGGTCTGCCATGGCGCGCAGTTGCTGGCCGCAGCCGGGGTCATCGAAGGCAGAAAGATCTCCGCCTATCCGGCGTGCGCGCCGGAGGTGAAGCTGGCCCATGCTGAATACGTGGAACTGGCCTGGCCCGATGCCATCACCGACGGCCAGTTCGTCACGGCGCCGGCGTGGACGGCGCACAGCAACTGGATCGCGCAATTCCTCGCGCTGCTGGGCACGCGCATCACCCATTGA
- a CDS encoding tat (twin-arginine translocation) pathway signal sequence yields MKTTTIALAVAADPDKVGAALRVPLTRREWLKGTGVLFGTLALSSTLAAFAPSRAWALELKRLDTHQGDVLLALTKRIYPHATLDDAVYALVVKDLDGKAAADGALQAQLAGGVKKLDDMAQGNWLKRSTADQDRDLVALAKEPFFQTVRSTAVVALYANPLAYAHFGYGANAGDGGYLLTGFNALAWLPDPPLQDSGPVPAN; encoded by the coding sequence ATGAAAACAACGACGATTGCGCTCGCCGTCGCCGCGGACCCGGACAAGGTCGGCGCGGCCTTGCGCGTTCCGCTGACCCGGCGGGAATGGCTCAAGGGCACGGGCGTGCTGTTCGGCACGCTGGCGCTTTCCTCCACGCTGGCCGCCTTCGCGCCCAGCCGGGCCTGGGCCCTTGAACTGAAGCGCCTCGACACCCATCAAGGCGACGTGCTTTTGGCGCTGACCAAGCGCATCTACCCGCACGCGACCCTGGATGACGCGGTCTACGCGCTGGTGGTCAAGGACCTGGACGGCAAGGCAGCCGCGGATGGCGCGCTGCAGGCGCAGCTGGCCGGCGGCGTGAAGAAGCTGGACGACATGGCGCAAGGCAATTGGCTCAAGCGGTCGACCGCGGACCAGGATCGCGACCTCGTGGCCTTGGCCAAGGAGCCGTTCTTCCAGACGGTGCGTTCGACCGCGGTGGTGGCCTTGTACGCCAACCCCTTGGCGTATGCGCATTTCGGCTATGGCGCGAACGCCGGGGACGGCGGCTACCTGCTGACAGGCTTCAACGCGCTGGCCTGGCTGCCGGATCCCCCCTTGCAGGACAGCGGTCCGGTTCCCGCCAACTAA
- a CDS encoding GMC family oxidoreductase — MSESDLQGQQGKTFALDDDQVVVIIGSGAGGGTLANELAQQGVNVVILEAGKLHTRADFLTDEWGSFQQLAWLDKRRSSGSYQLATDFPNLPAWICKAVGGTSVHWAGASLRIQPYEFKARSTYGDVAGATLMDWPLTREDLDPYYARAEKKLGVTRTNGAPGLPGNNNFKIFHAGATKIGYKHVNTGHMAINSVPQDDRPHCYQRGFCFQGCRFGAKWSTLYTELPRAIVTGHAELRTEAHVARIEHDERGRANAVVYYDAQGKLQKQKARIVAVAGNSIETPRLLLNSQSGKFSRGLANSSDQVGRNYMRHTTGSVYATFKDKVDMYKGTVMAGIVEDEARHDPKRGFAGGYHLETISLGLPFYAAFLKPGAWGAEFAHAMDQYAYTAGLWIVGEDMPRADNRVTLDSELKDQYGLPVANVHFDDHANDNAMREHAFKQSEALYKAVDAVDVYRVPPYPSTHNLGTARMSARPEDGVVNQYGQAHDIPNLFISDGSQFTTGAAENPTLTIVTLAIRQADYIAGQMKQRTI; from the coding sequence ATGTCAGAGAGCGATTTGCAAGGCCAGCAGGGCAAGACCTTCGCGCTGGACGATGACCAGGTCGTCGTGATTATCGGATCGGGCGCGGGTGGAGGCACCCTGGCCAATGAGTTGGCCCAACAGGGCGTGAACGTGGTCATCCTGGAGGCCGGCAAGCTGCATACGCGCGCCGATTTCCTGACGGATGAATGGGGATCATTCCAACAACTGGCCTGGCTGGACAAGCGCCGGTCCTCCGGGTCTTATCAATTGGCGACGGACTTTCCCAATTTGCCCGCCTGGATCTGCAAGGCCGTCGGCGGAACGTCGGTGCACTGGGCCGGCGCCAGCCTGCGCATCCAGCCCTATGAATTCAAGGCGCGCAGCACCTATGGCGACGTTGCCGGCGCCACGCTGATGGACTGGCCGCTGACGCGCGAGGATCTGGACCCTTACTACGCGCGGGCGGAAAAGAAGCTGGGCGTGACCCGCACCAACGGCGCGCCCGGGCTGCCGGGCAATAACAACTTCAAGATCTTCCACGCCGGCGCCACCAAGATCGGCTACAAGCACGTGAACACGGGGCATATGGCCATCAACAGCGTGCCGCAGGACGACAGGCCGCATTGCTACCAGCGTGGTTTCTGTTTCCAGGGCTGTAGATTCGGCGCGAAGTGGTCCACGCTGTATACGGAACTACCGCGCGCCATCGTCACCGGACATGCGGAGCTGCGCACCGAGGCGCATGTGGCGCGTATCGAACACGACGAGCGCGGCCGCGCCAACGCCGTGGTCTATTACGACGCCCAGGGCAAGTTGCAGAAGCAGAAGGCGCGGATCGTGGCGGTGGCGGGCAATTCCATCGAAACGCCGCGCCTGCTGCTCAATTCGCAGTCGGGCAAGTTCTCGCGCGGCCTGGCCAACAGCTCGGACCAGGTGGGGCGCAACTATATGCGGCACACCACGGGGTCCGTGTACGCGACCTTCAAGGACAAGGTCGACATGTACAAGGGCACGGTGATGGCCGGCATCGTGGAAGACGAGGCCCGCCATGATCCCAAGCGCGGCTTTGCCGGCGGCTACCATCTGGAGACCATCTCGCTGGGCCTGCCGTTCTATGCGGCGTTTCTCAAGCCCGGCGCATGGGGCGCGGAATTCGCCCATGCCATGGACCAGTATGCCTACACGGCCGGCCTGTGGATCGTCGGCGAAGACATGCCGCGCGCCGACAATCGGGTGACCCTGGACAGCGAGCTGAAGGACCAGTACGGGCTGCCGGTGGCCAATGTCCATTTCGATGATCATGCCAACGACAATGCGATGCGGGAACATGCTTTCAAGCAGTCCGAGGCGCTCTACAAGGCCGTGGATGCCGTCGATGTCTACCGCGTGCCACCGTATCCGTCCACGCACAACTTGGGCACCGCGCGGATGAGCGCCCGGCCGGAAGACGGCGTGGTCAACCAGTATGGCCAGGCGCATGACATTCCCAACCTGTTCATTTCGGACGGCAGCCAGTTCACCACGGGCGCGGCGGAGAATCCCACGCTGACCATCGTCACGCTGGCGATTCGGCAGGCGGATTACATCGCCGGGCAGATGAAGCAGCGGACGATCTAG
- a CDS encoding CaiB/BaiF CoA-transferase family protein, with amino-acid sequence MKHTAALAGVKVIEICNVAAGPFCGMLLADMGADVIKIEHPEGGDTLRAWPPLSEGYSENFASLNRNKRSVTLNLKDPADVARARALAASADVLLENNRPGVMARLGLGYEDLAKLNPRLVYCSISAYGQSGPRAQEGGFDLTIQAMSGIMSVTGEAGGAPVKCGVPVADFTAGLYGAFSITAALRVAETTGQGTHLDVPMLGVTMGIAALQTSEYFGSGKDPQKLGSAHPRNAPYQAFRCRDGYFGMAAGNNALWKSVCAVVGRPELFQDERFLDTGRRARNQVELRDLLEAIFLLEDGATWLTRFREVGVPCAPINTYSQVLEDPQVEHMGWVQALELPNGVRTRTFGAPVRIDGQTLPIRSAPPALGEHNTEVLGAPAGKESA; translated from the coding sequence ATGAAGCACACTGCCGCCCTCGCCGGCGTAAAGGTCATCGAAATCTGCAACGTCGCCGCCGGGCCCTTCTGCGGCATGCTGCTGGCCGACATGGGCGCGGACGTGATCAAGATCGAGCATCCCGAAGGCGGTGACACCCTGCGTGCCTGGCCGCCCTTGAGCGAGGGCTATAGCGAGAACTTCGCATCGCTAAACCGCAACAAGCGCTCCGTCACCCTGAACTTGAAAGATCCCGCCGACGTGGCGCGCGCCCGCGCGCTGGCGGCCAGCGCTGACGTCCTGTTGGAAAACAACCGTCCCGGCGTCATGGCGCGCCTGGGGCTGGGCTATGAAGACCTGGCCAAGCTGAATCCGCGCCTGGTCTATTGCTCGATTTCCGCCTATGGCCAGTCCGGTCCGCGCGCGCAGGAAGGCGGCTTCGACCTGACCATCCAGGCCATGAGCGGCATCATGAGCGTGACCGGCGAGGCCGGCGGCGCGCCGGTCAAATGCGGCGTACCGGTAGCGGACTTCACCGCCGGTCTGTACGGCGCGTTCTCCATCACGGCGGCGCTGCGCGTGGCCGAGACCACGGGCCAGGGGACGCATCTGGACGTGCCCATGCTGGGCGTGACCATGGGGATCGCCGCCTTGCAGACATCCGAATATTTCGGCAGCGGCAAAGACCCGCAAAAACTCGGCTCGGCGCACCCACGCAACGCGCCCTACCAGGCCTTCCGCTGCCGCGACGGCTATTTCGGCATGGCGGCCGGCAACAATGCCCTGTGGAAGAGTGTTTGCGCCGTGGTCGGCCGGCCCGAGCTGTTCCAGGACGAACGCTTCCTGGACACCGGGCGGCGCGCGCGCAACCAGGTCGAACTGCGCGACCTGCTGGAAGCCATCTTTCTGCTGGAAGACGGCGCCACCTGGCTGACGCGCTTCCGCGAGGTCGGTGTTCCCTGCGCCCCCATCAATACCTATTCCCAAGTGCTGGAAGATCCCCAGGTCGAACATATGGGATGGGTGCAGGCGCTTGAATTGCCCAATGGCGTGCGCACGCGCACCTTTGGCGCGCCGGTGCGGATCGACGGCCAGACCCTGCCGATCCGCAGCGCGCCGCCGGCGCTGGGCGAACACAATACCGAAGTGCTCGGTGCGCCGGCCGGCAAGGAATCGGCGTGA
- a CDS encoding VOC family protein, translating into MAKLIHTMIRVRDLEKSLAFYDTVFGFKTSHRLDFDDFTLVYLRNAESEAEIELTWNKGRAEPYTHGDGYGHVAFVVDDAKQERERLLGAGHTPNDLREFHGDDGALLARYFFILDPDGYKVEVLERHGHYQ; encoded by the coding sequence ATGGCGAAGCTCATACACACCATGATCCGCGTGCGCGACCTGGAAAAGTCGCTTGCCTTCTATGACACGGTTTTCGGTTTCAAGACCAGTCACAGGCTGGATTTCGACGATTTCACCCTGGTCTATCTACGCAATGCGGAGAGCGAGGCGGAAATCGAACTGACCTGGAACAAGGGCCGGGCGGAACCCTATACGCATGGCGACGGTTACGGTCACGTGGCCTTCGTGGTGGACGACGCGAAACAGGAGCGCGAGCGTCTGCTGGGCGCGGGCCATACCCCCAACGATCTGCGCGAATTCCACGGCGACGATGGTGCGCTGCTGGCGCGCTATTTCTTCATCCTCGATCCGGATGGCTACAAGGTGGAGGTGCTGGAACGGCACGGGCATTACCAGTAG